Proteins found in one Homalodisca vitripennis isolate AUS2020 chromosome 4, UT_GWSS_2.1, whole genome shotgun sequence genomic segment:
- the LOC124359185 gene encoding uncharacterized protein LOC124359185 isoform X3 — protein sequence MEEFLPSEIARAVYGYLLSVGCKEAARIFLDTSPNLTECKQRVNTGKPLTHANTLLLGRNLTEVLNIACSFHSIVKQAQEKRQQNKDDIVGETSFGLLEQLRSFVLREGNENLSLQESNVQEQQPNCDQAHQVSEVNNGKEATPKKIEHLQTNTEQTFSPPLTLDSLVLQDDRSQPCSQSDVLHSEPSPQHLNTPKRSNLQKGEASLAENYKNLVQECSAGLDLSSSPDKSHTKNRNGGCRTPINQPISAPLVPELEVENQSAIAAIAGITFRSSQSSQVLVTNPSQMAPICTSLPTSTNMNLLSDPIVTPASTGGPQTYSLTSTNTQQVYSAQSVAISTNCNLVSSVTPSFSAPQPIMSTASTSFLYPNTQPMVLTNSDVDGIDKLPDPPIIMLNSQYQPVDANTSSASYFGGPPCAASTPRSTMFAPEDTACIIYPLNLT from the exons GGTACTTACTGTCTGTGGGGTGTAAGGAAGCAGCCAGAATATTTTTGGATACGTCACCAAACCTTACGGAATGCAAGCAAAGAGTAAACACTGGCAAACCGTTGACACATGCAAACACTCTTCTTCTTGGCCGAAATCTCACAGAAGTTCTTAACATAGCTTGTAGTTTTCATAGCATAG tgAAACAGGCACAAGAAAAGCGACAACAAAATAAAGATGATATTGTGGGAGAGACTTCATTTGGCCTGCTAGAACAACTGAGAAGTTTTGTGTTGAGGGAAGGCAATGAAAATCTGAGTTTACAGGAAAGTAATGTTCAAGAGCAGCAGCCTAACTGTGATCAGGCACATCAAGTGTCCGAG GTTAACAACGGCAAGGAAGCAACACCCAAGAAGATTGAACACTTACAGACCAATACAGAACAAACATTTTCACCTCCACTTACACTGGATTCACTAGTGTTGCAG GATGACAGATCACAGCCATGTTCACAGTCTGATGTTCTCCATTCTGAACCGTCACCACAACATCTGAACACTCCTAAGAGAAGCAACTTGCAGAAAGGAGAAGCTTCACTAGCTGAGAACTACAAGAACTTGGTACAGGAAT GTAGTGCAGGGCTTGATTTGTCATCATCTCCAGATAAGTCTCATACAAA aaacAGGAATGGTGGATGCAGAACACCTATAAACCAGCCAATCAGTGCTCCAC tagtCCCTGAACTTGAAGTGGAGAATCAGTCAGCCATTGCAGCAATTGCTGGTATCACGTTCAGGAGCTCTCAGTCATCACAAGTACTGGTAACTAACCCATCCCAAATGGCTCCGATATGTACAAGTCTACCAACAAGTACAAACATGAACCTGCTTAGTGATCCGATTGTCACTCCAGCAAGTACAGGTGGCCCACAAACTTACTCTTTGACCAGTACCAACACACAACAGGTCTACTCAGCACAATCCGTAGCCATCTCAACAAATTGCAATCTGGTCTCGTCAGTGACTCCTAGTTTCAGTGCTCCCCAGCCCATTATGTCTACTGCTTCAACCAGCTTTCTGTACCCCAATACCCAGCCGATGGTTTTAACCAATTCCGATGTGGATGGGATTGACAAGCTACCTGATCCTCCCATCATAATGCTCAATAGTCag tacCAACCAGTGGATGCTAATACCAGTTCTGCTTCATATTTTGGAGGACCTCCTTGTGCTGCTTCTACTCCTCGCAGTACGATGTTCGCTCCTGAAGACACAGCGTGTATTATATATCCTCTAA ATTTGACTTAA
- the LOC124359185 gene encoding repetitive organellar protein-like isoform X2 has translation MEEFLPSEIARAVYGYLLSVGCKEAARIFLDTSPNLTECKQRVNTGKPLTHANTLLLGRNLTEVLNIACSFHSIVKQAQEKRQQNKDDIVGETSFGLLEQLRSFVLREGNENLSLQESNVQEQQPNCDQAHQVSEVNNGKEATPKKIEHLQTNTEQTFSPPLTLDSLVLQDDRSQPCSQSDVLHSEPSPQHLNTPKRSNLQKGEASLAENYKNLVQECSAGLDLSSSPDKSHTKNRNGGCRTPINQPISAPLPELEVENQSAIAAIAGITFRSSQSSQVLVTNPSQMAPICTSLPTSTNMNLLSDPIVTPASTGGPQTYSLTSTNTQQVYSAQSVAISTNCNLVSSVTPSFSAPQPIMSTASTSFLYPNTQPMVLTNSDVDGIDKLPDPPIIMLNSQYQPVDANTSSASYFGGPPCAASTPRSTMFAPEDTACIIYPLISTTLPRKKKKVKEKPQGVTSLRKLLPKPPRKDPPNIIHVKVLPQNIDEEDEDEEANDSNNGLENDNNEMELAKELPELGEGGEHSEIEKENTVKEDILQPRSKDDNSITIDEKMSRENNTDKEKSTVEKGNDKETQVNTPKPKALKKNISRSTPRRNSHIRALSFNTPLKPTVNRKSNTSPKMPKIRFSPRTNKLNNIKRSSLFKSPTSPKSLKDLSRLTEDDENESHEDEKETKNNENLIGKSSKTQTCGRNLTSTQKTPKQSYLHLENEEAEKENSGDFFEKSSLTKIPIATRSPAPKLSNAWKEVNDITITEKPQWDEKIRSFISGDFVDPAPPPKMKTKRKTKEKTSSHEKISKEVSVQENKGERRSLRLTKKNEKSSKKYSTKTNCSSVVKDTPKKVILASSLQSIKKSNHSRKRALKKPHGESQQSVSSREISSSSDGSFTTLNQTGSSLNRYDNKNVDIDSSKPKNDILGKCSDVNEKEPTTEDNVLTTTNNILLEDLVVSSNSCFPQIGDDVGNERNKLSKEISRRLNENSMEKQPPVSDNHTILESDETPSLKTCSPEFALPHVPTLETPLKEFQIITPQTCLNTPMLNIIRQDVSVLEEDLLLTPSLPPTPQVNFFKQPVKTPCKSKMSPNNNHKYNEDKTRYVEQSLHYVSDIKSAKSPTTINENKTQSSCKQIHGINSESINNEPQTTHEKNSKADAIISKKLKQENIITIQKPKNDVISTSTDSSEDDIVNNYVAKLQNNKSNVTVQTKLANKSKINTPPSKTNIYTSSESSNDGIDYTVKNNQTKTNMSKLSSMILQNERKKLDCKTKIPACNKKQKKMLKKCSQSTASLSSNFVELSSSKKIEKSIRKKSKSIDKNSISEEEKEQNSAKQSKKNNSPKISSSVNKFETSLTPEKVRQQLQLDLLKRERQMIFGDGVSFSSDSDTETEVFERKTFVAKKTKSNKSEKLKRKSSQEVNSDISSTIFPTKDQEKEKFEKCAKFENSKQNKATKDSIELKKDDSTVEEITVMIKASSEKTQHELVEDSNKEVLRAVESIALISPCQSSQSTVIKYTERTTYTELSNSSSYINENNSECIENFKVQEHLARSVGSKNIISSVIKDKSLEDNYNTNEEDVNLSNSHVKNNGVHESEITRESEEKDTISEKDLPRPPTPYRINPDNVRNVPNPINQSQFSESSEVEENHIFVVSSTTCTKINTSFCTSEFDPNMKCGFEVDDNKVITASFSEMILHLALPSKTCNHIKKTSQEKIPSGGEISKYPAGKRRVKLTPVCDDKYEQKLKVDYDIDEEGHIINKKGEKRIVSDLDVLDVSCSTIETNISLAENNASIPSSFELITSKQLVKDSKVRENEQKCNLTKNITDRPETSRNENKNCSFSDLKKCEVDNNTTESKYEQYISRERNQHYTCRYDSKMTSSSESAGRPKEGSRRKEADQISLNESVSSEDKRNKYIHRTHSDRRKERESSHRRMDSSHRRRSSEEIKQNKKYFERRRCRDYDRRVYSERRYYTSTRRQRREESSSPESRRRGFKQHTSETSLARCHSSRTLRSNTDKNALFVKKLNVHYEDVDNVEKVGNRSGKDESILNPTVKVDPRSAQIITYSDLEKNESSSDGAPSLMDFAVMHKTKDNRSATISPHSSQQLDVDNDKVDSSLSHKRKALDDGETGLDTPQTHKKLKLGEVEMKEAKSVLKHKMADMLNVLHPDTSNEAS, from the exons GGTACTTACTGTCTGTGGGGTGTAAGGAAGCAGCCAGAATATTTTTGGATACGTCACCAAACCTTACGGAATGCAAGCAAAGAGTAAACACTGGCAAACCGTTGACACATGCAAACACTCTTCTTCTTGGCCGAAATCTCACAGAAGTTCTTAACATAGCTTGTAGTTTTCATAGCATAG tgAAACAGGCACAAGAAAAGCGACAACAAAATAAAGATGATATTGTGGGAGAGACTTCATTTGGCCTGCTAGAACAACTGAGAAGTTTTGTGTTGAGGGAAGGCAATGAAAATCTGAGTTTACAGGAAAGTAATGTTCAAGAGCAGCAGCCTAACTGTGATCAGGCACATCAAGTGTCCGAG GTTAACAACGGCAAGGAAGCAACACCCAAGAAGATTGAACACTTACAGACCAATACAGAACAAACATTTTCACCTCCACTTACACTGGATTCACTAGTGTTGCAG GATGACAGATCACAGCCATGTTCACAGTCTGATGTTCTCCATTCTGAACCGTCACCACAACATCTGAACACTCCTAAGAGAAGCAACTTGCAGAAAGGAGAAGCTTCACTAGCTGAGAACTACAAGAACTTGGTACAGGAAT GTAGTGCAGGGCTTGATTTGTCATCATCTCCAGATAAGTCTCATACAAA aaacAGGAATGGTGGATGCAGAACACCTATAAACCAGCCAATCAGTGCTCCAC tCCCTGAACTTGAAGTGGAGAATCAGTCAGCCATTGCAGCAATTGCTGGTATCACGTTCAGGAGCTCTCAGTCATCACAAGTACTGGTAACTAACCCATCCCAAATGGCTCCGATATGTACAAGTCTACCAACAAGTACAAACATGAACCTGCTTAGTGATCCGATTGTCACTCCAGCAAGTACAGGTGGCCCACAAACTTACTCTTTGACCAGTACCAACACACAACAGGTCTACTCAGCACAATCCGTAGCCATCTCAACAAATTGCAATCTGGTCTCGTCAGTGACTCCTAGTTTCAGTGCTCCCCAGCCCATTATGTCTACTGCTTCAACCAGCTTTCTGTACCCCAATACCCAGCCGATGGTTTTAACCAATTCCGATGTGGATGGGATTGACAAGCTACCTGATCCTCCCATCATAATGCTCAATAGTCag tacCAACCAGTGGATGCTAATACCAGTTCTGCTTCATATTTTGGAGGACCTCCTTGTGCTGCTTCTACTCCTCGCAGTACGATGTTCGCTCCTGAAGACACAGCGTGTATTATATATCCTCTAA tttctacCACTCTgccaagaaaaaaaaagaaagtcaAAGAAAAGCCACAAGGAGTGACTTCCTTAAGAAAATTACTCCCCAAACCTCCTCGTAAAGATCCTCCAAATATTATACATGTCAAGGTTTTACCTCAAAACATAGATGAAGAAGATGAAGATGAAGAAGCGAACGATTCAAACAATGGCTTGGAAAATGATAATAACGAAATGGAGTTAGCCAAAGAACTTCCAGAACTTGGAGAGGGAGGGGAACATTCAGAAATTGAAAAGGAAAATACTGTGAAAGAGGATATACTTCAGCCGAGAAGCAAAGATGATAACAGTATCACTATTGATGAAAAAATGTCTAGAGAAAACAATACTGATAAAGAGAAATCTACTGTAGAGAAAGGTAATGATAAAGAAACACAAGTAAATACACCAAAACCAAAAGcgctaaaaaaaaatattagtcgCTCAACCCCAAGACGAAATAGCCATATTCGTGCTCTGAGTTTTAATACACCTCTAAAACCAACAGTTAATAGAAAATCTAATACCTCACCAAAAATGCCTAAAATAAGATTTTCTCCTCGTaccaataaactaaataatataaaacgttcTTCCTTATTTAAATCTCCAACCAGTCCAAAATCTCTCAAGGATCTTTCCCGTTTAACAGAAGATGATGAAAATGAATCTCATGAAGATGAAAAAGAAACAAAGAACAATGAAAACTTGATTGGAAAATCTTCAAAGACACAAACATGTGGAAGAAATttaacatcaacacagaaaactccaaaacaatcttatttacatttagaaaatgaAGAAGCTGAAAAAGAGAACAGTGgagacttttttgaaaaatcatCTCTGACAAAAATACCCATTGCTACAAGAAGCCCTGCACCTAAGTTGAGTAATGCATGGAAAGAAGTGAATGATATAACAATAACTGAAAAACCACAGTGGGATGAAAAAATTAGAAGCTTCATCAGTGGGGATTTTGTTGATCCAGCTCCCCCCCCTAagatgaaaacaaaaagaaagactAAAGAAAAAACTTCTTCCcatgaaaaaatatcaaaagaagtGTCAGTTCAAGAAAATAAAGGTGAAAGAAGGTCATTGAGATTGACGAAAAAGAATGAGAAATCCTcaaaaaaatattctacaaaaacAAATTGCTCATCAGTTGTGAAAGACACtcctaaaaaagttattttagctAGTTCCTTGCagagtattaaaaaaagtaaccACAGTAGGAAAAGAGCTTTAAAAAAGCCTCATGGTGAATCACAGCAGAGTGTTTCTAGCAGGGAAATAAGTTCTTCTAGTGACGGTAGTTTTACAACTTTAAACCAAACTGGTTCAAGTTTGAACAGATATGACAATAAAAATGTAGATATTGATTCATCTAAGCCAAAAAATGATATCCTTGGAAAGTGTTCTGATGTAAATGAGAAGGAACCAACAACAGAAGACAATGTTTTAACAACTACAAACAACATTCTGTTAGAAGATCTTGTTGTATCTTCCAATAGTTGTTTTCCACAAATAGGGGATGATGTGGGAAATGAACGGAATAAATTATCAAAAGAGATATCAAGGAGATTAAATGAGAATTCTATGGAGAAACAACCCCCTGTATCTGATAATCACACAATTCTAGAGTCAGATGAGACACCCTCTTTAAAAACTTGTTCACCAGAGTTTGCACTACCCCATGTGCCCACTTTAGAAACACCACTAAAAGAGTTTCAAATCATTACTCCACAAACATGTTTGAACACTCCCATGTTGAACATCATTAGGCAGGATGTATCAGTTCTTGAAGAAGATCTGTTATTAACACCCAGTCTGCCGCCAACCCCGCAGGTGAACTTTTTTAAACAACCAGTTAAAACACCATGTAAATCAAAAATGAGCCCTAATAATAATCATAAGTATAATGAAGACAAAACCAGATATGTGGAACAAAGTTTGCATTATGTATCTGATATAAAAAGTGCCAAATCCCCCACaaccataaatgaaaataaaacacaaagttcATGCAAGCAAATTCATGGCATAAATTCAGAAAGTATCAATAATGAGCCTCAAACTACtcatgaaaagaattcaaaagcTGACGCAATAATTTCAAAGAAACTTAAGCAAGAAAACATaatcacaatacaaaaacctaaaaatgaCGTTATCAGTACTAGTACAGATAGTAGTGAAGATGATATTGTCAACAACTATGTTgctaaactacaaaataacaaaagtaatgtAACAGTACAAACTAAATTAgccaataaaagtaaaataaatacaccacccagtaaaactaatatatatacaTCTTCAGAAAGCAGTAATGATGGAATAGATTATACAGTGAAAAATAATCAGACAAAAACTAACATGTCAAAACTTTCTAGTATGATCCTACAaaatgaaagaaagaaacttgattgtaaaacaaaaatacctgcctgtaataaaaaacagaaaaaaatgctTAAGAAGTGTTCTCAAAGTACAGCAAGCCTTAGTTCAAATTTTGTAGAATTAAgttcaagtaaaaaaattgaaaaaagtatcaGAAAGAAAAGTAAATCTATTGATAAGAATAGTATTTCAGAAGAAGAAAAGGAACAGAATTCAGCAAAACAATCAAAGAAGAATAACAGTCCAAAAATTAGTTCGAGcgttaataaatttgaaacatcaTTGACACCAGAAAAAGTTCGACAACAACTTCAACTTGATTTACTAAAACGAGAAAGACAGATGATTTTTGGTGATGGAGTTTCGTTTAGTTCAGATTCAGATACAGAAACAgaagtttttgaaagaaaaacatttgttgctaagaaaacaaaatcaaacaagtctgaaaaattaaaaagaaaatcatcaCAAGAAGTAAACAGTGATATTTCTTCTACTATATTTCCTACCAAGGATCAAGAAAAAGAAAAGTTTGAGAAATGTGCAAAATTTGaaaactcaaaacaaaacaaagcaacTAAAGATAGTATTGAGTTAAAAAAAGATGACAGTACTGTTGAGGAAATCACTGTAATGATAAAGGCTAGTTCTGAGAAAACCCAGCATGAATTGGTTGAAGATAGTAATAAAGAAGTATTAAGAGCTGTTGAATCAATAGCTTTGATTTCTCCTTGTCAATCTTCTCAAAGTACAGTTATAAAGTACACTGAGAGAACTACATATACTGAGCTCTCTAATAGTAGtagttatataaatgaaaataattcagAATGTATAGAAAATTTTAAGGTACAAGAACACTTAGCAAGGAGCGTTGGAtcaaaaaacattattagttCTGTTATTAAAGATAAGTCATTAGAGGacaattataatacaaatgaGGAAGATGTAAATTTGAGTAATtcacatgttaaaaataatgGTGTACACGAGAGTGAAATTACTAGAGAGAGTGAGGAAAAGGATACCATTTCAGAAAAAGACTTACCAAGACCTCCAACTCCATATAGAATCAATCCAGATAATGTAAGAAATGTTCCAAATCCTATCAATCAGTCACAATTTAGTGAGAGCTCTGAAGTTgaagaaaatcatatttttgttgtaaGTAGTACCACTTGTACCAAAATAAATACTAGCTTTTGTACATCTGAGTTTGATCCTAATATGAAATGTGGTTTTGAAGTTGATGACAATAAAGTTATAACTGCTTCTTTCTCTGAGATGATACTACATTTGGCATTACCAAGCAAAACTtgtaatcatataaaaaaaacctcTCAGGAAAAAATACCATCAGGTGGAGAAATTTCAAAATACCCAGCTGGTAAAAGAAGAGTAAAACTAACACCTGTTTGTGAtgataaatatgaacaaaaactGAAAGTAGATTATGATATTGATGAGGAGGGccatattattaataagaaagGAGAAAAACGAATTGTTAGCGATTTAGATGTTCTTGATGTAAGTTGTAGCACTATTGAGACAAATATTTCATTGGCAGAGAACAATGCATCAATTCCGAGTTCATTTGAACTTATTACTTCAAAACAGCTAGTGAAAGATTCAAAGGTGCgggaaaatgaacaaaaatgtaatttaacaaaaaatataactgataGACCTGAAACAtctagaaatgaaaataaaaattgttcattttctGATTTGAAAAAATGTGAAGTTGATAATAACACAACTGAAAGTAAATATGAACAATATATAAGTAGAGAACGAAATCAACATTACACATGTAGATATGATAGTAAAATGACCTCATCTAGTGAGAGTGCAGGTAGACCAAAAGAGGGATCTCGTAGAAAGGAAGCTGATCAGATTTCTTTGAATGAAAGTGTGTCAAGTGAAGATAAAAGAAATAAGTATATTCATAGAACACATTCAGATAGGAGGAAAGAAAGAGAGTCAAGTCATAGAAGAATGGATAGTTCTCATAGAAGAAGATCATCCGAAGAGAtcaaacaaaacaagaaatattttgaaagaagaaGATGTAGAGACTATGATCGAAGAGTTTACTCAGAAAGAAGATACTATACTTCCACTCGTAGGCAACGAAGAGAGGAATCGTCTAGTCCTGAAAGTAGAAGACGTGGTTTTAAACAGCATACATCAGAGACATCTCTAGCAAGATGTCACAGCAGTAGGACACTTAGAAGTAATACAGATAAGAAtgctttatttgttaaaaaattgaatgTGCACTATGAAGATGTTGACAATGTAGAAAAAGTAGGAAACCGAAGTGGAAAAGATGAAAGTATACTAAACCCCACTGTAAAAGTTGATCCTAGATCTGCACAGATCATAACTTACAGTGATTTAGAGAAGAATGAGTCATCTAGTGATGGAGCACCCAGCCTCATGGACTTTGCAGTAATGCATAAAACCAAAGATAACAG